The following is a genomic window from Dama dama isolate Ldn47 chromosome 4, ASM3311817v1, whole genome shotgun sequence.
TTTGTAACTACTCGGACATTGTGATGGTTCTAATAAGAAGGATCATACAGAGTACTGTTGAGAGCTCCCCTGAACTGCTCCATGCTGTTGCTGCCTCAGCATctgtctggggagcaggcagcctgcaggtcctTGAACTCACACCAGCCAGTCCTGTGAGTGCCTCCACTAGATGACCACCTTGAGATCAGCAGTCTTGCTGAACCCCGGGTTCTACTTCACAGGCCCCCCTTCAATGACACCCTCAGAGCTCACCAGAATCCTGCTCCTCTGGTTTGAATGGACCCATCCACCCTCAGCCTGGGGGGCCCACAGGATTTCACTCAGGGTCACCTACAGAGGTCTGAACCCCAAGCACTGATGCTTTCTCTGCTTGGTGCTCGGCTTGACCTCCTTCAGAAATTCTCACCCGAAACCCTCCCCTCCTGAGAGGTCTCAGCTGTGCTGAGTGTGAGCACTTCAGCTTGGCTCCTGAGTGTGGGTCTTGGGGAAGAAGCATCAGAATAAATGGAATTTGCTAAAGACTCATTTCATGGCCCCACCTCAGACCTGCAAATTCATAACTTCTTAGAGTGGGGACCTGACCTTGAGGGGTTCATATTCACTGAAATGGTTCAGAAAGAATCTTTGGCCAAGTGGCTTCCATCTGTTTCCCATCAGGGTCACATGACCAGTTTTAAGCCGTGCCCTCCCCGCAGAGTTCTCTGGGCCCTGTGGGAGCATCAGTGTGGTGTGTAGGAAGTGCTCCAGGGGATTCTGAGGGGAGGCCTGGGCTAAGGACGGAGTTCCTGGTCCATCCGTGAGAGCTGAGGCCCGGCTTCCTCTGTGGAGAGGCCGCAGGGTTGGTCTAACTGGATTTGGACCGGGGAAGTCAGTCAGCTCACATCGTCTGTATGTGCAGAAGGTTAGGAGCTCTCTCTGAGGAGAGAACAATCAAGAAGTAAGTTCACAGGCTGGTCTCCAGGTAGGAAGTGATTGTTCCTGAATCTCTCCTGAGAcagaggtcaggaggggtgggTCTTTACAGCTTTTCAAGGTCCTTTTGTCTGTAGGTGAGGTTGCAGGTTAAAGAGCTGTGTGGATTCCTTTGAAGGTATTTTCTCAAGACACAGGTGTGAATTTGCAACATAACATCCCCAGAGAAGACAgagcaagaggaagaagaagaggaaatggcagcttctcaggTACATGTCCTGTCCTGGGTCTgggctgtgtctgcttttcctcctgaaatGGCTGGACTGAGAACCTGCAAACCTTTAATTGTCtactcagtttttatttttattctttagctCAGGCTGTTTGTTTTCAACTATTTGCTTTTTCCTACAATAGTGAAGACCAGCTCTTTAGACCACTTCTCCCTTATGTCCCagagccttttctccattgtctgtATCCCAGCTTTCTATAGAACAAGATGAATTCTccatgtgacttagtgactttcAACTGGTGAATATATTCCCTTTGTGAGAGATCAACACGAGGAGTCACTGGTATCCAAGATTCCCGCTGGGATGTGGTTTGGTGTTGGGATCTTAGGGAAGTAGAGGAATTGCAGTGATGAGCTTCCATCTGGATGCAATTTCAGATCTTTAGAACAGGAGTAAGAAAATGCAGTTATAAATAGAATGAACTCAGTGATCcggaatttttcagaaaattttgaaacaaaaagaaataatagtgTAAGATCTCTATCATTAAAATAACTTGCTCTTGAAATATAGGACACAACAGGGGAGGTATATATGAAGTGAAATTTGCATGACTGACATTTTTCAGGGTACATTCAGATCACCTGTTACCATTTATCCCATTACACTGCATGTTCCCTGGTTCAGAGTCTTCTGTGAGATTCCAGCGCTCTGATGTTCACATTTTTCCTCTTCAGCTTTAAGAAAAGTTTTGGATGATTTAGTCAGGGACATACAGGAGCCACCGGATACAGTAGAAATCCATACCttcttagtttctctttgctttgggTAATGAACACACCTGTGTTTAGTGGGCATGTTGGGTTTTGGAAGTGGAGGTTTTCATCACTCAAGTCCAGGTCTGAGTTTACATTGCACTCCACTGTCATAGCTCAAATAATCATCTTATCACATTTTTTGCTTTTCCGAAATACTTATGATAATCATATTCCTAATGTTTGGGTAACTAtgttaaatttctaaaatatagctCAACACAATGATACAGGTTCTGAAAGAAAGGACTCAGAACCAAGAACTCTATTTCATATTGTTATGTGTGTTTGTACGTTAGTGTATTTAAAGCATACAGATTTTCATccacaaataaataagatttaaCCAGACTTTATTGACTTGAatactttttctcatttaaaaaatgtatatagttCCCATTTTAGCGTGTGTGCACAAAAATGATAACATTATTTGATCCATTTTTGAGGtatatttttgatgtttttcCCAGTTACCCACACTGATATACACACTTATTAGAGCTGTCTCTGTGTATTTGtctgtgttccttttttatttttctctttcttttttattttttgtattatgaaagtataacacatttacaggagtcatgtgaaatacagaacaaagttaaatatagattttattatataatacattttaaaaatagatgaattATGATTTTTAGTTGGTGTTTCAATGTCAAACTCTTCAAAGTTAATGGAATGAAGATTCAGAAAAGTacaaggatatagtagacctcaAATAACCACGAActaaccaattaaaaataagcttgTTAAAGAAGAACAACTCTGGCCTGACTCCAGAACTCTTGAATtggaatccatttttaaaaaatattcctggTTTGGAGAAAAATATTCAGGTTTGGTTGAAGGACGATTTATTCTGCATAACACAAGAACAACACTCTAAATAAATATGCCTCTGTAGATGACATCATAGTACAGTTTTTCTCCCAGATAAAAAGAATCTCTACAGTGGTTTTGTGAATCATATACTGTCTTTTTTCTGAGGCTAAAAATATGATAGAGAATATTAGCATGTGAAAATTATATTCTTGTGTAATACCAGACATTCTCCTAAATCAAAACCATTTCTCTTGCTGGTTTCATCTTGGGTCACATTAGGAAGACTTGCTATGGCCACATGGCATATACAATTTGTATTTCAGAGACTGCTGACATTCCGGGATGTGACCATAGATTTCACTCTAGAAGAGTGGGGATGTCTGGACCTCAGTCAGCGGGAATTGTACAGGGACGTGATGTTAGAGAACTACAGGAACCTGGCCTCCTTGGGTGAGGACAACTGCCTTCCAGAATCCCTTAAGTACCCTCACGGTTTTGGTTTCTGCATTTCTGAATGTCTCCTGGAATTATCTGCTCCTTATAATAGAATTTCAGATCCCTGCTttctagggaaaaaatggaagtttGGAAGATTAGAAAGACTTCATGATGATTTATTATGATTCTAACCTTCCTCTTTCTTGATGTAATCTGCCTCCGTCTCTAGGAAGGCGATTACTAGGAATGTTCAGTGGTATAAAATAGTTCTGCCCTCATTTCAAAATCAGATTTCCACTACTTATGTTTGCCTTGTAGTACTTGACCAGAATCTCAGGttctgatttttatgtatttgttagtgTTGTAAAGATACTTTCAATAAAGTATTTGGGGAAATCATTTTCTAGGCCGTGTTAATATTCTACCACACCTTCTTTTCTCACCTGAATACACGCTGGATTGGAAACTGATGAATCTCCAGCACAACTaagttttcttttcctgatgAACAGGACTTGTGGTCTTTAAGCCAGATCTGGTCACCTTTCTGGAGCAAAGGAAGCATCTCTGGGATGTAAGGAGAGTGGAGACAACAGCCACATACCCAGGTAGGCGTGAATAGATGGAGCCGATGACTCAGGTAAGAGGTCCAAGGAGCAGTGAGGAAGTCAGCCTTTGTCCTGTGGTTTGGTAAGATCTGCTTCAGTCGATATGATTTTGGAAAagtctgggtttatttctgttgctGTCATAGATGGCTATCACCTGCCCCATTCTGTCTCTTAAATCTTTCAGGAATTCATCTCCAGGGATTACTTTTCTCACTCACAGTGAGAACTAAAACTCTGCTCTTGGCCTGTGACAACCTGCATGAGTTGGCTGCTCTTTCATTTCTTGGGGATCCTAGGAAAACTGTGCCCATTTCTGAGTAACTCTATGATGctctttttaaactttgtttccaCCTCTAGACAGAAGTGTGTGAGTGGAGCTGTAGACACACTGCCAAAGTTCTAGGAAAACTGGGGAcaggtattttttttccccctaatttatGTTATATAACACTGCAAGCTACAAATACGACCTTGCAAATTTTAAACTCAAATAATGTCTTTGCTGCATAAATCAAAACCTCCCTAAAATGAGAGAATGCAAATCTCAGGCTTACTTCAAAGTTTCTCTTTTTATCATATGAACTCATGTTAAATATCTTAAGTGTATTTGTTCTGATTTCTCAATGCTAAAATACTTTAAGGTATTCATTTAACTCaatgaattttcaaataaattggcATGGGAGCTTAGGCCATTTTCTACCATCTTTTTATGGTTGTTCATCACTGTTAAGATTTTTAGATTATATGaagacatctttttaaaaagctcttatTGGAATAGAGCCATTTTACAATGTTTTGctactgtacagcaaagagaatcaattatacatgtatatatccagtctcttttagatttccttccattTAGGTCTCCAaggagcattgagcagagttccctgtgttcccatcatatttttaaagtctcatttcttatttaatttcttaagaaCTACTACTTTATTAAGTTTATCTTGTTTGTTATCAGCTTCCCCAGACTTTGTTCTATATGTTCTCACTTTCTGATTAGTTGTATGTCAATATCATTTATGATTTTTAGATTCAAACATTGAATAGAATATGCACAAATAAAAACAGACATGGTAAGAAGTGGATTAAAGAATTATTAGGCACCTAGTATTTGTGAAAATGTCTGGTGTCTCAATTCAAGATGACTTAAAGCAAAAAGTCATCATTAGATTGCCTATCTCGTTTTCATTGGGTGGTTCTTGTAGGTTTTTATTTTGCTCCTTCCTCTACAACATATTTCTTTGTCCTGTCATTTTGTCCAATTTTTTTGTGCTTGTGGTCTCTCTTATGAAGgctgcaggatcctagttcctctTGCTGTGGTGTCCTCACCATGCTCATGGGTGAGGTTGGTCCAGAGGTTTCTGCCCTTATCCCCTTAATCTGGGCTTTGATTGTTGTTACTGTGACCCGAGCCTGCCCTGGATATTGAGGGGAGCTTCCCCATCGCTCTGTGGCTGTCACCGCCCTGTCTGTGGTGGGTCTGCGCCCTGGTTGGTGGAACAGAGCCCTCAGATCTGTTTCTTCACTGTGATCCTGATCTGTGTGGAGGCAGGCGGGATTGGAGCACACCCCCGGGAGAGAAGCCCCTGAGGATTGCTGCCCTGGGGATGTTCCCCTTGGGATGTGCTCTGTGCATCACTTTCACCCATTGGGTGAGTCTCGGGTGACCCTGCTTGGCACTGCCCTTGGCCCCACCTCAACCATGGGTATCCTGGCACATGGCCCTGGTGTCTCTCAGATGTTGATTTCACCAGGTCACCAGCATAGATCCTTGAAGTCAGGGCCCAGGATTGCATTCATCATGGAGCTGGACCTGCTGtggtgctgtgggggcagctcagactccagcctggccctgcccccTAGTGTGGGAGCCCACGAAGTCTACAGCTGCTACAGCTACACCTGCTGTGACTGGGGGAGCCCTGGTTGTCCATTCGGATGCTCTATAGGGGCTGAGGTTACAAAGACAGTTGTGATGTATAGAAATGAGTTTGTGCAGCTTCCAGTAGAAGATTTCAGCTTTACTTCCTTAATTTCCAGACCCTGGGGCTCAGCAGTGTTTAGCCCCCTCTGTGCATGTGGATGACCCATAGGTACCTGCTCCTGAGGTTTCCCAGAGCCCACCAGTCTACCCTGGTAGGGAGGGGGCACAAAGGAGAAGGCAGCAGCCAGCATCGTGAGAGCACCCACCCTGGCGGGAGCCCTTCCTCCTGCCTGGTGAGGAGGGGCCAGAACAGGGGGAGACAGGCTACAAACAATGGTGGGTCTTCGCTTTGGTCATCACTCAACAATGGCGCTCTGCGCTATGGCGGTTCAGGCTTCCTCCCCAAGCATTCCTGTTTGCagacctcctctctccctcccgtCCCCACAGCCCACAGCAGTCCTCTGCCTGGCTCTGCTCTCCAAACCCCACATTTGAGCATCCAGCCCTTGTCTGCAGTGGTGGACACCCTCTCAGGCTGGGTGGGCAGGCCTGGGGCAGTACCCTGCGTGCAGGTCTCCTCTGTCCTGCTGCCACATGCTAGCTGCCATGGTCTCTTCCCCGGATGTGGAGACCACCCCTCTCTTTCTGCTCCCCCCAGGGTTGCAGGCTCCATCTCGcttctttccctcttcctttccttctttcttttgatcTACCTGGCTCAGCAGGAATCCTTCTTGTCCTTTTGGTGTCCCAGGTCCTCTGCTAGTGTTCTGCAGAGGCTCTATGAGAATTGTTCCATTTGCAGATGTATTCTTGATGCGTTTGTGGAGACAGATCAACTCCATGTCTGCCtaatcctctgccatcttggtcctTCCGTCTCCGTTTTATTTTCAATCTAGCTAAGGGTTCAtcaattttatgtaaatttttaagGATATTCACTGAGACTTGTAAGTAAAATGCCACATTCTTTGGTATCTTTCAGCTGTGTCATCTCACAACATGCAAGATTTGATGCCAAAAAATCCAGGGTTAGAAGATT
Proteins encoded in this region:
- the LOC133055185 gene encoding KRAB domain-containing protein 5-like, encoding MAASQRLLTFRDVTIDFTLEEWGCLDLSQRELYRDVMLENYRNLASLGLVVFKPDLVTFLEQRKHLWDVRRVETTATYPGRRE